A window from Peromyscus eremicus chromosome 1, PerEre_H2_v1, whole genome shotgun sequence encodes these proteins:
- the Eps8l2 gene encoding epidermal growth factor receptor kinase substrate 8-like protein 2, translated as MSQSGSMSCCPGAANGSLGRSDGMPKMSAKDLFEQRKKYSNSNVIMHETSQYHVQHLATFIMDKSEAIASVDDAIRKLVQLSSKEKVWAQEVLLQVNDKSLRLLDVESQEELENFPLPTVQHSQTVLNQLRYSSVLLLVCQDSDQSKPDIHFFHCDEVEAELVQEDIESALADHRLGKKMRPQTLKGHQEKIRQRQSILPPPQSPAPIPFQRQAGDSPQAKNRVGLPLPVPFSEPGYRRRESQDEEPRAVLAQRIEKETQILNCALDDIEWFVARLQKAAEAFKQLNQRKKGKKKSKKAPAEGVLTLRARPPSEGEFVDCFQKTKLAINLLAKLQKHIQNPSAAELVHFLFGPLDLIVNTCGGPDIARSVSSPLLSTEAVSFLRGHLVPKEMTLWESLGETWMRPRSEWPREPQVPLYVPKFHSGWEPPLDVLQEAPWEVEGLASVPSDQLTPARQLSVRHSPKHSLSSETPVPEDIVPPGSSPHTNRGYQPTPAMAKYVKILYDFTARNANELSVLKDEVLEVLEDGRQWWKLRNRSGQAGYVPCNILAEARQEDVGAPLEQSGQKYWGPASPTHKVPPIFAGNKEELIHHMDEVNEELMKKISHIKAQPQRHFRVERSQPVHLPLTFQSGPDEVRAWLEAKAFSGRIVENLGILTGPQLFSLNKEELKKVCGEEGSRVYSQLMVQKAFLEQSGSELEVLMNKIHTKNQRRAEDS; from the exons ATGAGCCAGTCAGGGTCCATGAGCTGCTGCCCAGGAGCTGCCAA CGGCAGCCTGGGCCGGTCTGATGGTATGCCCAAGATGAGCGCAAAGGACTTGTTTG AGCAGAGGAAGAAGTACTCCAACTCTAACGTCATCATGCATGAGACATCGCAGTACCATGTCCAG CACCTGGCCACATTCATCATGGACAAGAGCGAGGCTATTGCCTCAGTGGATGATGCCATCCGGAAGCTGGTGCAGCTGAGCTCCAAGGAAAAGGTCTGGGCCCAGGAAGTGCTGCTGCAGGTGAACGACAAGTCACTGCGACTGCTGGACGTGGAGTCTCAG gaggagctggagaactTCCCGCTACCCACCGTGCAGCACAGCCAGACAGTGCTAAACCAGCTCCGCTACTCCTCCGTGCTGCTGCTGGTGTGCCAGGACTCGGACCAGAGCAAGCCAGACATCCACTTCTTCCACTGTGATGAGGTGGAG GCGGAGCTGGTGCAGGAGGACATTGAGAGTGCCCTGGCTGACCACCGACTGGGGAAGAAGATGCGGCCACAGACCCTAAA GGGACACCAGGAGAAGATCCGTCAGCGGCAGTCTatcctgcctcctcctcagagCCCGGCCCCCATTCCCTTCCAGAGACAGGCTGGAGATTCCCCTCAGGCCAAGAACCGTGTGGGCCTGCCATTGCCAGTGCCATTCAGTGAGCCAG GTTATCGCCGCAGGGAATCCCAGGATGAGGAGCCACGGGCCGTGCTGGCTCAGAGAATAGAAAAGGAAACG CAAATCCTCAACTGTGCCCTGGACGACATTGAATGGTTTGTGGCCCGGCTACAGAAGGCAGCTGAGGCTTTCAAGCAATTGAACCAgcggaagaaggggaagaagaagagcaagaaGGCGCCAGCAG AGGGTGTCCTCACGCTTCGAGCCCGGCCCCCGTCAGAAGGAGAGTTTGTGGACTGTTTCCAGAAAACCAAGCTAGCCATCAACTTGCTG GCAAAGCTGCAAAAGCATATCCAAAACCCCAGTGCAGCTGAGCTGGTGCACTTCCTCTTTGGGCCTCTGGATCTG ATTGTCAACACCTGTGGCGGCCCAGACATTGCGCGCTCTGTCTCCAGCCCTCTGCTGTCCACTGAAGCTGTGAGCTTCCTGCGTGGCCACCTGGTCCCCAAAGAGATGACACTGTGGGAATCATTGGGGGAGACCTGGATGAGGCCTCG CTCTGAGTGGCCCCGGGAGCCACAGGTGCCACTTTATGTACCCAAGTTCCACAGCGGCTGGGAACCACCCCTGGACGTCCTACAGGAGGCTCCCTGGGAAGTGGAGGGACTAGCATCTGTGCCCAGTGACCAG CTGACCCCTGCGAGGCAACTATCTGTACGGCACTCCCCGAAGCACAGCCTCTCTTCTGAGACCCCAGTCCCAGAAGACATTGTACCTCCAGGCAGCTCCCCACATACTAACAG GGGCTACCAGCCGACACCAGCCATGGCCAAGTATGTGAAGATCCTCTATGACTTCACAGCACGCAACGCCAATGAGCTGTCCGTGCTCAAGGATGAGGTCCTAGAG GTGCTGGAGGATGGCCGGCAGTGGTGGAAGCTGCGAAATCGCAGTGGCCAGGCTGGCTACGTGCCCTGCAACATCCTGGCTGAGGCTCGGCAGGAAGACGTGGGTGCCCCCTTGGAACAG TCTGGCCAGAAATACTGGggtcctgccagccccacccacaaaGTGCCCCCAATTTTCGCAGGGAACAAAGAAG AGCTAATCCACCATATGGACGAGGTCAATGAGGAGCTCATGAAAAAGATCAGCCACATCAAGGCACAGCCGCAGCGCCACTTCCGCGTGGAGCGCAGCCAGCCCGTGCACCTGCCGCTTACCTTCCAGTCAGGTCCCGACGAGGTCCGAGCCTGGCTGGAAGCCAAGGCCTTCAGTGGCAG GATCGTGGAGAACCTGGGAATCTTGACCGGGCCCCAGCTCTTCTCCCTCAACAAGGAGGAGCTGAAAAAAGTGTGCGGGGAAGAGGGCAGTCGCGTGTACAGCCAGCTCATGGTTCAGAAGGCCTTCCTAGAG CAAAGTGGGTCGGAGCTGGAGGTGCTTATGAACAAGATTCACACCAAGAACCAGAGGAGAGCGGAGGACAGCTAG